The Duganella sp. BuS-21 sequence GATCGACCGGGCGGGCCATGGCTCCATTCCTTCACCACAAGGCAGAGAAATGAACGACTTCATGCTATTCCAGGCACCGACTACGCCGGGCCTGAAAAAAATGCTGGCCGCCGCCGTTGGCGCGCTGGCACTGATGGGCGCCGCGCCCGCCATGGCCGACACCATCGACTTTGACACCCTCGACCCGAATATCTACAACGGCCTCGAAACCTTCGACGCCGGCGCCTATCATTTCCAGGTCATCGACACCCCGGCCGCCGGTCCGGACGGCACCGGTTTTGCCGGCGCCATCGGCAACGGCAACGATCCCTTCCTGTGCCAGATCGCCGCCTGCCCGACCGGCAACAACAGCTTCTACTACCTCGGCGTGAACGATGGCAGCGTGAAAATTTCGCGCGGCGACAACAAGGCCTTCAGCCTGGGCAGCGTGGACTTCGCGTTCCTGGCGCCGGTGGACAATCTGCCGAGCTATTCCTATGGCCAATTGACAGTCAGCGCCACCAAGACCGGCGGCGGCACGGTCAGCTACGCTTTCGATTTCCCTGAGCTGGTGGGCGGCGCTTCGCCGTTCGTCACGGCCAACCTGCAAGGCAAGTTCGGCAACGCGCTGTTCAGCAACGTCA is a genomic window containing:
- a CDS encoding NF038120 family PEP-CTERM protein, with amino-acid sequence MNDFMLFQAPTTPGLKKMLAAAVGALALMGAAPAMADTIDFDTLDPNIYNGLETFDAGAYHFQVIDTPAAGPDGTGFAGAIGNGNDPFLCQIAACPTGNNSFYYLGVNDGSVKISRGDNKAFSLGSVDFAFLAPVDNLPSYSYGQLTVSATKTGGGTVSYAFDFPELVGGASPFVTANLQGKFGNALFSNVTISSCIFDGNDCLNPYGNQAQFAFDNLTLAPVPEPTTYAMMGMGLAVMSLVARRRAKKNNNV